The Candidatus Wallbacteria bacterium sequence CCACCAGGAAAGCTCGGTTTCCCGCCAGTACATGCCAAGCTCTTCATCGGATTTGCTGCGTTCCCGGATCGAATTCACGATTTTCTGCGGAGTTTCTTTTTCCCCGAATCTGTTGAGAGCTAGAGCAAGCTGACCCTGTGACATGCGGCTGTCAAGCTGCAGCCAGTATTTCCTGGACTGTCCCATGAAATAATCAAATGCTTCTTTGGCGAAGCCAGGGATCTCCTTGTCCTTGAGGAAAAAGCTTCGTCCGTATAGATACATGGCTATGGTGGAACTCAGATGATTTTCTTCCAGATGCCCATAACGCTTGATTTCCTCGTATGTTCTAACCAGCCAGTGATCGATGAAATCCAGTGCTTTAACCGCACAGGCAGTATCCACCTTCACTCCTAGATGCTCCAGCCTGCCGAAGCCGGTTACAATGTACATGGTAATATATGCATCCGGCCTGCCGCCAGGGAACCAGGGCCAGCCCCCGTCCGAGAGCTGCATGTTCACAAGCTTGGACATGGCGCTCTGCAGCGAGGCCCTGGTGCAGTTATCATCGAACAGTACAGCGATCTTTTCCTTGGCCTGGGTTTCGTTCTTCGCCTCGCAGACCCAGGGAGTTTCCTGGAGCAGGACATTCTTCAGGTCCTGATTCTTTTCCAGGTTCGAAGTGAGAGTCTTGGTGCCCTTCCACTGGTCGAAGATCCGCTTGATCTTGGGGTCTGAATTGGCGATGTAGGCTGCCAGCGCATTGGCGTACAGCCTGTTGAAGACCTGTTCCGAGCATTCGTAGGGGAATTCCATCAGGTAGGGCAGCGCCTGCACAGCATACCAGGACGGATTGGACGCCATCTGGACTGTATAATCGAGATTGACCAGTGTTTCGGATGTAGCGGACTCTGCGATCTTTTTGAACTGGAATTTCCTGCTGCCTGCATCCCTGATCCAGAGCGGAATCGATTCCCGCACTTCAATCCTGCGGGAGAGCACAGGCAGTATTCCCTCTTCCCCATCGGAGAATTTGTCGGTAGCGCCCACTACTTTATATTGCAGGGCTCCGATGTAATTGGGGACTTTGATCTTCCAGGAAAACCCGAGCGACTGATTGCCAGGGATCGAGAATTTCTTCTCAGATTCGATGTTTCCGAAATCAGTATCCATTGAAGCAAGGCTTTCAGCATTTGCGAGGCTCAGTTTCACCACTCCTTCTGCGGTATCAGCGGTCATGTTTGTGACCTTGGCTGTGAATTCCAGGATGTCGCCTTCCCGCATGAAGCGCGGGGCATTGGGCTGCACCATCAGCTCTTTCCTGGTGACTGTCTTGCCGTTCAGCTGTCCTGACTTCAGATCAGTGGTATGAGCCATGGCCATGAATTTCCAGCTGGTAAGCGCTTCAGGCATCTGGAACTTGATGGACACCGCCCCGTCCTTGTCAGTGGTCAGCTGCGGGAAGAAGAAGGCTGTTTCATTGAGGTTTTTCCGGGCAGAAACCTTGCTCAGGTCCGGCTTAGGTGATTCGGGTCCGTTGACAGCTCCCTTGTCTGATGCGGTCCCTTCCTTTTTCTGTGCTTCTCCCGGAGCGGCTGAAGAAGGAGCAGGAGCCTGGGCTGCCAGCATGCTGTCAGAAGCAATTTCTTTCTCTTCCAACCTCCCGCCCGAGTCTTCTTTCCTGGCCATGCCTTTCATCTTCACTGATCCCCGCATCATCTCGTACCCGAAATAATCCTCGGTCAGCTCATTGGAAAAGCGCCAGTATTCAGGTGTAAAGCCTGAAACATATGTGTTCCATTCGTTGTAGAAATTGTAGAAAGCTACCTGCTGATTCGTGAAAACCGGGAACAGGCTGCTCTGATGCAGCCGGAAGTAGTTTTTGAAATCCTGGAAGAAATGGGGATAGAAGGCATCCAGGGATTCATCATAGAGAGTAGCCACCATTTCCGCAGCAGCTGCCTCAGCTCCCGGTCCCTTGATTTCAACGCTCCATTCATCTTCCTGCCCTGGCTTGAGAACCGAGCGGAAGGTGGAAAACTTGAGAGACAGGTCTTTGTTGTCCCAGGGAACATTGATCTGGCGGGAAACGAGGTAAGCCCGGTTTTCCTGGACAAAGGTGGCATGGACAGTAAATCCGCCCCTCAGCTTCTCATCGATTCCCATGGTCAGGCGTCTCTGAGTCTCGCTCGCGTCTGTCCAGAATTTCTGCAGGATTTTACCGTCCTGTTCGATTTCCAGATAGGCCTGTCCCTTGTCGTATCCGGTACCCCACACGAATTCCAGTGTGTCGCCTACCTGCAGGTTTTCGGACCTGACGCAGTCAAATGACGGCACTTTGACAGGAAATTTTTTGGCTCCTGCTGCGAACACAAGAATCGGGAGGGCTGTTTCTATTTTTTTGCCGAAAGGATCAGTTCCTGTCGCCACGATCGTGTATGCACCCGCCGGAAGCGCAAACTTCGTGCTGAAAGCTTTGTCTTTTTCCTTGGAAAAACCGGATTCACGCACGGATTCTCCCCGCTCCCAGAGCCGGTAATCGGACTTATTGGGCTCGTTCAGTTCCCTGTACCAGTAACTCCATTTGAAAAGTTGCGCTTTGACCGGTTTTTCCGGTTCCAAGAGTTTATAGACAGTCAGTTTTCCTTCACAATCGGCACTCACGCCGTCCAGACTTGCAGCATTCAGATTCAGGTCGAACTGATTGTCTTCCTCTAACCATTCAGTTGCCGAAAGAGTCAGTTCAAGGGCTGCAAAGCCGAGCCGCACTGATAGAGAGGCAGACCTTGTTTCACCCGCTGAATCAGTGCAGTCTGCTGAGACAGTGTAAATAAAGGTGGGATTGTCTTTTTCCAGGATCAGAGGATCAGGTTTTGCGAGAAAGGTCACTGAGAAAGTACCGTCAGTTCCTGTTTTGAGCTTGCCATGGACGATCTCCTGCGCACCTGACTGAGGCAGGTCGAATCCCCACCAGTACCACCAGGAAGGCATCTGGGCCTGCCTGGTCACTTTGAACTTCACTGCTGCGGAATCGATGGGAGCGCCTGTGTATGCCAGTGCCTTCCCCTTCAGAGTCACCTGTTCGCCCAGTTTTCCCGCTTTTTCAGGCGGCGACATTTCCAGATAGAATTTGGGTCTCTTGTATTCCTCGACTCTGACCATGGCGGTGCCGGGAGGGCTGTCGGCTGATATGGACATCGCGCCTGTCAATCTGCCCGAGGGTGCGGTGAAGGTCCCGGTGAAGCTTCCGAATTGATTGGACTTGAAGGTACGCCGCTCTATCTCCTGATAATTAGCATCCCGGAAAACTACAGCTACCTGTCGTTCCGGAATAGTTTTGTATTCGTCGTTCTTCTGGTCAATGCTGAAGACTATGCCCTTGAAATAGATGCTCTGTCCCGGCCTGTAAAGAGAGCGGTCTGTAAAGAAAAGCACGCTTTCATAAACCGGTTTGTCTCCCAAATAGCCACAATAATAAGGACCACTGACCAGTTCGTCTTTTCCATTTTTAACTAAAATCAGCAGCTCCCCGCGATCGCCGGGAGCGGTTGAAAAAATTCCATCAACACTGGTCTCGGTTTCCTTCCATTTTTTATACAGGCCGTTGCGGTCCCGCTGATAGACTGTAACAGAAGCCGATTTAAGCGGAGTTCCGCTGAGATTATCGGTCACCATGCCTTCCAGCAGTTCTTTCCGCGGCCTTGTGATCAGCCCCATTTTGCTGACCCAGAGGGAAGCGAATTTTACGATGTTGCCGCTCTGGATGAATTCAGGATTGTAGCTCGCTATCACCCGGTAATACCCTTCGCTGAGGGCCGGAATCTCCTTGATCACCATTTTTTTCTTGTAATCAGGAGTTGGTTCAAGCTTGCATTCCCATTCCAGCAGGGGCTTTTTTTTGAGGAGTTTCTCAGTCCTGTCATAGGCATAGTTTTCCAGTTCAGCCCAGCGTTCTTCAAGCACCTGTGCCCAGTCGTCAGCAACGACTCTGAAATAGATATGATCACAGTTTCTGTATTCGATCTTCAGGCTGGAAGTGCCGGGAGGAACTATTTTTTCAGACTCTATATCCAGTTCCTTGGCTGTGATCCTTGAAATCAGCGCTGAACAGTTGGCAGCTCCAGGAGAGTCATGGTGAAGGTCTCTGCCAGAGACTGCAGTCGCATAAGCCTTGACATAATCGCCTTCCGAAAAGAGAAGTTCAGCGATCTGATAAAGAGCAGTGCTCGCAGGCGCTTGATCTTTGTATTCGGTCGCGATCACAGTGAGCCTTTCCATCAGCGTCTTGTCCAGGTCCTGTCCGCTGCCCTTGTTTTTAATGAACAGGAGCCGTTTGATGTCGTTGTCCACCAGACCTGGGATATTCCCGGACTGATTGTAGGCAAGCAGTTCCTGATAAAGCTTGAGTGCTTTAAGCAGCGGAGAATTGACATCAGTTGTCTGCGGATCAAATTTCAGGAATTTGTCAAGGTCTGCGAAAGCGTCAGAAGTTCCTTCCAGTACAAAAGCATCTTCAGGCTGGGCAATGCTCTGATCGTCAGCCTCATAGAACATCAGGGCTTCGGCAGCAGCAAAATCATAGAGCGTAGGGCGCAAAGCAGGGTCCATATTCCCTTTATCCAGAAACTTTGAAAAATCCTCTGTTTTGACTGTCTTCAGATATTCCTTCTGGGAAAGCACGTCTGTATATACTGCGTCGATTTTATTGAACAGCTTTGGAAGATCCCAGGTGGTGAAATCAACCTCGTCCAGAGAAGCCGTAGCAGACCGCTGCAGAAATCTCCAGCGGTTGCGGCTATAGTACTGCCAGAACCAGCGGGCCTGGATCAGTTCCAGAAGCTGTTTCACTCCCTGGGGAGCCTTGGTAATCTCTGCTTCAATCCTCGTGATTTTTTCTTCCGGATGGTTCCCTTCAATATTGCTCTCCAGCACGATTCTGGTCGTGATCGCTCGCAGGGCTTCTACTCTGTCCCCTTTTTCAAGGGCCTGTTTTTCGATCTGCAGTAAAACTGTGATCGCCGATTTAGGCAGGCCATCCTTTTTAGCTTTCTCGACTTCATCCCAGAGACTCCCTGCGTTCAAAAGTTTGAAGTTAAACAGCACAAAAGCCAGCAAACACAAAATCGAGAGGTTCTTCATTTAATCCTCCTGAATTTATCTTCAACTTACTGACGTACAAACTTACTAACATACAAACCTCAAGGGTCTATTAGGGATGGCACTTTCAGTGCGCATCAGCAAATCATACTAGCTCATCCAGCTCCATATAAGATTCCAGCTTGGAACTTATGTTTTAATATTTTACTCTTTTTCGAGAATTTTTTCAGCCTGAAATAAAGATTGATGAAATTCAGTCGTACTAAGGAAGAATCCGGATTTTACTTGAAGATCCTTTTCTGGATATTGATATTGGTCTTGTCTTCTTCAGGATTCGAATACCAGCGGGTGGTTCTGTTTATCCATTGGTAAGGATAGCATCCAAGTTTAAACAGAAAAATGTATGGAATAACCATTAAAACGAGAAATGGTGATGGTGAACTGTATGTGTCGTCTACCGGCAGAAATTTCTTCAGATCGTATCTTTCAGACAATGATTTGCTGATCTTACCCCCTAGGATAAGGATGTCCAGCAATCCCAGAAGAGCTCCGGACACTGCAATGCCCATCAGTATCGCGAATCCCCAGATGAACAAATTTTCCATTAATCTCTACCTTCTACCTTGGTTTATTCTACTGTATTCAATCTACTAAAAATCCGCACAATTTGCAAGTGATTCAAGTATTTTAATGCGGTTCTGGCGGGATCGCTTCCATCGCGCTGCCCGGAGGAGCCGGCAGCGGCTGATACCAGTAGCCGACAGGGACTTCTTTTGTCTCATCCTGAAACGGGATCAGCTCGTCATCTCCGGAAATTCTACCGTCAGGACCATAAGAATAAAGCTGGAATATTCCGAGTCCTTTGCTGAAGATTATGAGGATCGGCCTGCCGAAATCGTCCAGACAGAAATCCGGCCAGGCGCTCGCTGCCTTATAATACGGACCGCGCCAGCACTCGGATAACGGCATTCCGTCAGACCTGGTTTTGGGTTTTTCAAGCAGATCCCATAATTTCACCGGCATCTCTCCCACATCAGAGAGATATTCCTGGCAGGCAGTAATTCTGGCAGCCATCATGCTTTCCCGTCCCATCTTCAACCTGTTCCCGTAATCAAGACTTGCCAGCATGAAATCAATGTCATACTGTCCGATCTCCAGTCCGTAGAAACTGAATTCGAGATAATGAGTGTCATCACTGAAGATCAGCAGTTTGATCCTTGGATCCTTACCCGGATTTCCAAGTTGAAATGCCCTGCTGCTGCGATCCCTGCTTTCCACCAGAAATGATGAGCCATCTACCGGCAGGTTACTTTTGTTATCACGGAAGAGCAGACATTTTCCGCCTGCAGCGGCAAAAGATCGAACGATCTCAGCAAGATTCATGTCATAGGATAGATTCGACAGATTTGAGCGTAAAAGAGTTTCCACGAATCCTGACTCACAGGTATCGAGCAGATGCTCTACTCCAGGAATCAGCTGAGCAAGGTTTCTTGTCTCTCCCAGACGTGAGATCTGGTCTCTGATCAATGGCAGATTGCCGAAGTTGCAGGTGAGCCGGCGATCATCGAGCGTTGAGCGGATCATGAGCTGATTCTGGTTCCTGTAATATTCCTTAGCTGATCTCCAGGGCAGGTTAAAGCTCAGGTCTCCGCAAACAAACAAAGGAAACTCCGCCCTGTTGGCGACATTGACAGATAAGATCTTTCTGGATAGAGGTTTGTACAGTTCCGGATAGCGTTCGATAGGAGCAAATTGATGTACATTATGGATCACAGTCAGTCTGAAACCGATCACCAAAGCTGTGCCGAACAGGAACCCCAGGGCAACAGTCCAGGAAAACAACCAAGCTGTTTCTTTGGCAGTTCTTACTCTCACCTGCCAGAGGGCACCGATCTGGTCCTTGAATTTGTTGATAAAAGCCGTATATTGCGCTGCAATCAGATTCTGATAAAGGGAAAAGATAACCGCCAGAGCGAAGAAGCTCCACTTCCAGACGGCCTGGATAAATGGTTCAGAGAGAGAAAAAATCAGCACTGCCAGAATAATGCCTGAGAGAAAGAAGCTGACACCCTGCCTCCTGTAAGCGGCTGCGGTTCTAAGAATGAATTTTTTATCCAGATCTGTAATTTCAGGCATGGGTATCTATCCGTTTAATTTCCAGGGGCGCAGCATGCTGCGCCCCTTACAAATCACCTGGCTAACTATCCTTTGTATGGACGAACGGCTGTTCGCCCCTATTGCTTCTCGATCACTATATATTCCTGGCCCAGTTTGGCCCGCTTTTCCATCAGACTCTTGTAATCCTTGTAATCTTTGACATCAAGCAGTTCGCCGTTTTTAACCATCTCGTCAGAGAAAACAATCACCCCGCCCTTCTCTGTGAAGGACGCCTTGTAAGCCACAGGCCCGGCTTTGGCATTGATCGGTTCGGGCATGTAATAGATTTTATAGCCTTCAGGGAGCTTGATTTCGAATTCCTGGGCATCTCTCTCGCAGGAGTTCCAGTAAAAGGGATATTCCCGATCAGTTTTGCCCACTGAGCTCGCGCTGTAGTCAAGTCCGGGCAGGCGGAAAACCATGAATTTTCCGGCATGCAGAGCATAGTTCCCTATCTGGTACTCGCAACTGAAAGCGGGCTTTCTGGAAAGTTCCTGGAGATTTTCGTACTTGTAGTTTTTCACCCTGGCATTGGGATGGATGCCGCTCACCTGTCTCTCCACTTCCTTGTCCAGTTCTGCCTTGTTCATGGCTTTTTTGCTCCTGATATCCATTGCTCTGGCACCGAAAAATTCACATGATTCGCTCGCGCTGAGCGCATAGTCGCCGGACAGGCTGATCTTCACTCGATCCGCATAGCCCTCAGCTTCTGGCTTGAGCAGAGGTGTTTTTCCGAATTTTCCTGTATTGACATCGAATACATCCGAATCCTGGTATGAGTCATAAAGCTCATCGAATGCCATCGAATCGCTGAGCGGTGCCACATACTTGTCTTCTTTTTTAAGATACACGCAGTTGAAATCGAACTGACCGATGTTCCCGAGCTTTCCGTTGATCTTTCCATCAACCTTGCTGATACCGTAGCAGAAATCGCAGTCTATACCGGCACGTTTCAGCATCGCGTAATAGATAAATGCCATGTCCAGCCTGTTGGCGAATCGATTCTGGAAGATTTCAGAAACCGGCTTCGGCAGATAGGAATAATGCTGCATTGAAACAGGCTGCTGTGGGATTTCCCGTACCACATAATCGAAAATCGCAACAGCTTTTTCCTTGTCATCTTTCAGTTTTCCGCAGATTTCATCCACTTTTTTTCCGACTTCATCTGATTTCCCGAGATTTTCCTCGAGTCTTGCTTGGATTTCTTTAGCCAGTTTATCGAAGCCATAGTCGATCCCGTAGGTCACATAAGGAAAGACCATTTTATAAGGAGGCATCTCATCCTCTGAGATATAACCGGGAAGGTTATCAGCGGAAAATGTATATGTTTCCTTGTCCGCTGAGATTTCTTTTTTCAGTTTCACTTTGTTCTCTTGGTTGTTTCCGATCTCAAACACGAAATTGGAACCCTTGGGAACTTCCACTACCAGCCTGCAGATTTTTTTGGGGTCCTGTTCTCTGAAATAGAATTCACCAAAAAACGGGTGCAGGATGTCTGTCTTCAAGGTCTTTTTCGTGAAACCATACTCGATCACCGAACCGATCGCAGCTCTAGGAACCGCGAATTTGACGCAATGCGTCTTTTCATAAGCCTTCAGCTGATAAAAAACGGATTCGTCCTGGATCGATTCTTCATTCAGGTAGAACAGGTCCTTATCCAGAATCGTGCGGGCAAAATCAATATTCTGGGTCTCCTCTCCCTTTTTGTAATAAAACCTTACATTGGAAAGGTCGCGGGAACGCTCTTTGAGAATCTTGGCTGCAATATGGTCGCGTTCAGTCGCAGACCCGTCTTTTGATAATGACACTCTGGCTTCGTCGATCAGGTTGATATGTCCGGCGTCCGGATATTTTGCTTCGCTCAAGTCTTCCTTTAAAAGATCCCTGAGTTCCTTACTCTTGATTTCAGCCGGAGTGTTCTCCCCTTCCAGCTTCTTGAAGCCGAGAAAAGAAACTTTCAGCAGGTC is a genomic window containing:
- a CDS encoding DUF3857 domain-containing protein; the protein is MMMKAAFLIILMFTLQLWSDTVTLNNGDEIYGKITAIGKESVKISDLKGKDHDFAKKDLLKVSFLGFKKLEGENTPAEIKSKELRDLLKEDLSEAKYPDAGHINLIDEARVSLSKDGSATERDHIAAKILKERSRDLSNVRFYYKKGEETQNIDFARTILDKDLFYLNEESIQDESVFYQLKAYEKTHCVKFAVPRAAIGSVIEYGFTKKTLKTDILHPFFGEFYFREQDPKKICRLVVEVPKGSNFVFEIGNNQENKVKLKKEISADKETYTFSADNLPGYISEDEMPPYKMVFPYVTYGIDYGFDKLAKEIQARLEENLGKSDEVGKKVDEICGKLKDDKEKAVAIFDYVVREIPQQPVSMQHYSYLPKPVSEIFQNRFANRLDMAFIYYAMLKRAGIDCDFCYGISKVDGKINGKLGNIGQFDFNCVYLKKEDKYVAPLSDSMAFDELYDSYQDSDVFDVNTGKFGKTPLLKPEAEGYADRVKISLSGDYALSASESCEFFGARAMDIRSKKAMNKAELDKEVERQVSGIHPNARVKNYKYENLQELSRKPAFSCEYQIGNYALHAGKFMVFRLPGLDYSASSVGKTDREYPFYWNSCERDAQEFEIKLPEGYKIYYMPEPINAKAGPVAYKASFTEKGGVIVFSDEMVKNGELLDVKDYKDYKSLMEKRAKLGQEYIVIEKQ
- a CDS encoding alpha-2-macroglobulin family protein; this encodes MKNLSILCLLAFVLFNFKLLNAGSLWDEVEKAKKDGLPKSAITVLLQIEKQALEKGDRVEALRAITTRIVLESNIEGNHPEEKITRIEAEITKAPQGVKQLLELIQARWFWQYYSRNRWRFLQRSATASLDEVDFTTWDLPKLFNKIDAVYTDVLSQKEYLKTVKTEDFSKFLDKGNMDPALRPTLYDFAAAEALMFYEADDQSIAQPEDAFVLEGTSDAFADLDKFLKFDPQTTDVNSPLLKALKLYQELLAYNQSGNIPGLVDNDIKRLLFIKNKGSGQDLDKTLMERLTVIATEYKDQAPASTALYQIAELLFSEGDYVKAYATAVSGRDLHHDSPGAANCSALISRITAKELDIESEKIVPPGTSSLKIEYRNCDHIYFRVVADDWAQVLEERWAELENYAYDRTEKLLKKKPLLEWECKLEPTPDYKKKMVIKEIPALSEGYYRVIASYNPEFIQSGNIVKFASLWVSKMGLITRPRKELLEGMVTDNLSGTPLKSASVTVYQRDRNGLYKKWKETETSVDGIFSTAPGDRGELLILVKNGKDELVSGPYYCGYLGDKPVYESVLFFTDRSLYRPGQSIYFKGIVFSIDQKNDEYKTIPERQVAVVFRDANYQEIERRTFKSNQFGSFTGTFTAPSGRLTGAMSISADSPPGTAMVRVEEYKRPKFYLEMSPPEKAGKLGEQVTLKGKALAYTGAPIDSAAVKFKVTRQAQMPSWWYWWGFDLPQSGAQEIVHGKLKTGTDGTFSVTFLAKPDPLILEKDNPTFIYTVSADCTDSAGETRSASLSVRLGFAALELTLSATEWLEEDNQFDLNLNAASLDGVSADCEGKLTVYKLLEPEKPVKAQLFKWSYWYRELNEPNKSDYRLWERGESVRESGFSKEKDKAFSTKFALPAGAYTIVATGTDPFGKKIETALPILVFAAGAKKFPVKVPSFDCVRSENLQVGDTLEFVWGTGYDKGQAYLEIEQDGKILQKFWTDASETQRRLTMGIDEKLRGGFTVHATFVQENRAYLVSRQINVPWDNKDLSLKFSTFRSVLKPGQEDEWSVEIKGPGAEAAAAEMVATLYDESLDAFYPHFFQDFKNYFRLHQSSLFPVFTNQQVAFYNFYNEWNTYVSGFTPEYWRFSNELTEDYFGYEMMRGSVKMKGMARKEDSGGRLEEKEIASDSMLAAQAPAPSSAAPGEAQKKEGTASDKGAVNGPESPKPDLSKVSARKNLNETAFFFPQLTTDKDGAVSIKFQMPEALTSWKFMAMAHTTDLKSGQLNGKTVTRKELMVQPNAPRFMREGDILEFTAKVTNMTADTAEGVVKLSLANAESLASMDTDFGNIESEKKFSIPGNQSLGFSWKIKVPNYIGALQYKVVGATDKFSDGEEGILPVLSRRIEVRESIPLWIRDAGSRKFQFKKIAESATSETLVNLDYTVQMASNPSWYAVQALPYLMEFPYECSEQVFNRLYANALAAYIANSDPKIKRIFDQWKGTKTLTSNLEKNQDLKNVLLQETPWVCEAKNETQAKEKIAVLFDDNCTRASLQSAMSKLVNMQLSDGGWPWFPGGRPDAYITMYIVTGFGRLEHLGVKVDTACAVKALDFIDHWLVRTYEEIKRYGHLEENHLSSTIAMYLYGRSFFLKDKEIPGFAKEAFDYFMGQSRKYWLQLDSRMSQGQLALALNRFGEKETPQKIVNSIRERSKSDEELGMYWRETELSWWWYRAPIETQAIMIELFDEVAKDDKSMEDCKVWLLKQKQTQDWKTTKATADAIYALLLRGTNLLASDKIVTVKLGGEPVVPVSVEAGTGFYEKRYSGSEVKSNFGDIEVVKEDKGIAWGGCHWHYLEDMTKVTPHETNLKLHKAVFVERDTKSGKVIEPFKDGDKLEVGDRLKIRIELRTDRDMEYVHLRDMRGSGTEPENVLSQYKYQDGLAYYEATRDTATDFFIDYLPKGTYVFEYSLRVQLKGEYQTGIANIQCMYAPEFSSHSESFMLKVGE